One window from the genome of Pseudomonadota bacterium encodes:
- a CDS encoding hydrogenase iron-sulfur subunit yields the protein MSAGLKFKPKVLGFACNWUAYGAADLAGVSRLQYTTEMRIIRVMCSGRVDMGFVLRAFSNGIDGVFMGACHLNECNYITHGNYQALNMVLLLKKIMERIGLNPQRLRIQFMSGAESNIFVESTNDFIKKIKELGPIGKGEGIDKSELNSRLEKVKKLVPYIKIVKNEKLGTRLETHEEYENFFTKDEIDKLFDEMFSFYIDPLKCQACTTCVRRCPMDAIISAKGEVHIIDQDKCIRCGSCFEACPPRFGAITKMTGEVPPPLPEGQRAIVKKGKEKEVA from the coding sequence ATGAGCGCAGGACTGAAATTTAAACCGAAAGTATTAGGTTTTGCATGTAACTGGTGAGCGTACGGAGCTGCTGACCTGGCTGGAGTTTCCAGACTGCAATATACAACTGAAATGAGGATAATTCGCGTCATGTGTTCCGGAAGGGTAGACATGGGGTTTGTACTCAGGGCCTTCTCGAATGGAATAGACGGGGTATTTATGGGCGCTTGCCATTTAAATGAATGTAATTATATCACTCATGGTAATTACCAGGCTCTTAACATGGTGCTTTTATTGAAAAAAATCATGGAACGCATCGGGCTGAATCCTCAAAGATTAAGAATACAATTTATGTCCGGTGCTGAATCAAACATTTTTGTCGAATCTACCAACGATTTTATAAAGAAAATAAAAGAACTGGGGCCTATCGGTAAAGGCGAAGGAATAGATAAAAGTGAGCTAAACTCAAGACTTGAAAAAGTTAAAAAGTTGGTCCCATATATTAAGATAGTAAAAAATGAAAAGCTTGGGACACGTCTTGAAACACATGAAGAATATGAAAACTTTTTTACCAAAGACGAGATCGATAAATTGTTTGACGAAATGTTCTCGTTCTATATTGATCCACTGAAGTGTCAGGCCTGTACGACCTGTGTCAGGAGATGCCCTATGGATGCGATTATAAGCGCCAAGGGCGAAGTCCATATTATAGATCAGGATAAATGCATAAGATGCGGAAGCTGCTTTGAAGCCTGCCCGCCTCGATTTGGCGCAATAACGAAGATGACCGGCGAGGTTCCGCCTCCTCTTCCCGAAGGTCAAAGGGCTATAGTCAAAAAGGGCAAGGAAAAAGAAGTTGCTTGA